One window of the Candidatus Wolbachia massiliensis genome contains the following:
- a CDS encoding ComF family protein — protein MSFLLLEKVTNLIFPNVCVSCECIIDKGYDLCSECSKKINFLTEHYCNVCGSVISNNIYTCGKCIINLPPFKVLRSVFAYDEHSKNMIINFKFFDNLNYVKIYAKWMYQVNQDIFQDAEVIIPIPLHKMRLFKRKYNQAALLAKELSKLSNLPYIPLAIKRSRNTTPQASLSPKQREKNLKKAFKTSNKEVIKNKIVILVDDVVTTGATVRSCSQEILNSGAREVRVLSLARTVNDCGIIMQKS, from the coding sequence ATGAGTTTTTTACTGCTAGAAAAAGTTACAAACCTCATATTTCCAAACGTATGTGTAAGTTGTGAATGTATAATTGATAAAGGCTATGATCTGTGTAGTGAATGCAGCAAAAAAATCAATTTTCTAACTGAACACTATTGCAATGTTTGTGGCTCAGTAATCTCAAACAATATTTATACGTGTGGCAAGTGTATCATTAATCTTCCACCGTTTAAAGTTTTAAGATCAGTGTTTGCTTATGATGAACATAGTAAAAACATGATTATAAATTTTAAGTTTTTTGACAATTTAAATTATGTAAAAATCTATGCAAAGTGGATGTACCAAGTTAATCAGGATATATTCCAGGATGCAGAGGTTATAATTCCTATACCGTTGCATAAAATGCGTTTATTTAAACGTAAATACAATCAAGCAGCATTACTTGCGAAGGAATTAAGTAAGTTATCCAACTTACCATATATACCACTTGCAATAAAACGTTCCCGCAATACCACGCCTCAAGCTAGTCTTTCACCCAAACAGCGTGAAAAAAATTTGAAAAAGGCTTTTAAAACAAGCAATAAAGAAGTTATTAAAAATAAAATTGTGATATTGGTTGATGATGTAGTAACAACTGGCGCAACTGTAAGGTCCTGCTCTCAGGAAATTTTAAACTCTGGTGCAAGAGAAGTGAGAGTGCTGTCACTTGCGAGAACGGTGAATGATTGTGGAATTATTATGCAAAAATCTTGA
- the dapF gene encoding diaminopimelate epimerase, producing the protein MSGQNPENFVKMHGTGNNFVIIDSRSTNNLDWNYRKIANQNNCDQVIVITNSSTADCFMHIYNADGGEVEMCGNAARCVGYLIMSEKGTEYTTIELINKRILECFKVGYKFIKVNMGKPLLKWHEIPLAIECDTLHLPIEIAMLKDPVAVNIGNPHIVFFADNISEIPLQNLGPKLENHILFPKKTNVSIVQIEKSGEISLIVWERGTGITASCGSAACAALIAFTLRGHLTAQQTSVNLPGGKLLIEWSDNLLMTGDIGFL; encoded by the coding sequence ATGAGTGGCCAAAATCCTGAAAATTTTGTCAAAATGCACGGCACTGGTAACAACTTTGTTATTATAGACTCACGTTCAACAAATAATTTAGATTGGAATTATAGGAAAATCGCTAACCAAAACAATTGCGATCAAGTAATAGTTATAACTAACTCCAGTACAGCTGACTGCTTCATGCATATTTATAATGCTGACGGCGGTGAAGTTGAAATGTGCGGAAATGCAGCACGTTGCGTTGGATACTTAATAATGTCAGAAAAAGGCACTGAGTATACCACAATCGAGCTAATAAATAAGCGCATTTTAGAGTGCTTCAAAGTAGGTTACAAATTCATAAAGGTCAATATGGGTAAACCACTGCTTAAATGGCATGAAATTCCTTTAGCAATTGAATGTGACACTCTTCACTTACCTATAGAGATTGCAATGCTAAAAGACCCAGTTGCAGTAAATATTGGCAATCCTCATATAGTTTTTTTTGCTGATAATATAAGTGAAATACCATTGCAAAACTTAGGACCAAAGTTAGAAAATCACATATTATTTCCTAAGAAAACAAATGTTAGCATTGTACAAATTGAAAAATCCGGGGAAATAAGTTTAATAGTTTGGGAAAGAGGTACAGGTATTACTGCTTCATGTGGCAGTGCAGCTTGTGCAGCGCTTATTGCATTCACACTACGTGGACATCTGACTGCCCAACAGACTTCAGTAAATTTACCAGGAGGTAAATTACTAATCGAGTGGTCAGATAACTTACTTATGACCGGTGATATAGGGTTTCTGTAA
- a CDS encoding nitroreductase family protein: protein MMSEKDLLELMRKRHSGRSYDPTRIISQEEMDIVMEATRLTPSCFGDEPWRYVVCSKKSNQNAWEKLLNCLDESNQKWAKGAQILVISLNAKSFRKLDKGKNFWAQHDTGAANYALMLQAASMNLMAHQMGGFDKDKIVERFNIPDNFNVMSVIAIGYENEDAEIKEKKRRPIGETFFYDEWPKS, encoded by the coding sequence ATGATGAGCGAAAAAGATTTATTGGAGTTGATGAGAAAAAGACATAGTGGACGTTCATACGATCCCACAAGGATAATATCTCAAGAAGAGATGGATATTGTAATGGAAGCTACAAGACTGACTCCTTCATGTTTTGGCGATGAACCTTGGAGATATGTGGTATGCAGCAAAAAGAGCAATCAAAATGCGTGGGAAAAATTGCTGAATTGCCTTGATGAATCTAATCAAAAATGGGCAAAGGGTGCACAGATATTGGTCATATCATTAAACGCTAAAAGTTTCCGCAAGCTAGATAAAGGGAAAAATTTTTGGGCTCAGCACGACACTGGTGCAGCAAATTATGCGCTTATGCTACAGGCTGCATCTATGAACTTAATGGCTCATCAGATGGGTGGTTTTGATAAAGATAAAATAGTAGAGAGATTCAATATACCTGATAATTTTAATGTAATGTCAGTAATAGCAATTGGTTACGAAAATGAAGATGCTGAAATTAAGGAAAAAAAGAGAAGACCAATAGGGGAAACATTTTTTTATGATGAGTGGCCAAAATCCTGA
- a CDS encoding biotin transporter BioY has protein sequence MFTTQSSSKSTLAEILSCVLLLFLMSQISIPLQHVPITLQSLGVMLIGLKFSRRTAFYSVLTYLSLGAAGLPIFADFSGGYHIFLGPTGGYLVGFLAAVIVMSKVNELLNSKCGPLMRNSLSCLAGTAMIYICGVSWLAIYVGLKQAAMVGFLPFILSGLVKVFLLVAALQYLKK, from the coding sequence ATGTTTACAACGCAATCAAGTAGTAAATCAACGCTAGCTGAAATATTGTCTTGCGTTTTGCTTTTGTTCCTAATGAGTCAAATAAGCATACCGTTGCAGCATGTGCCTATCACATTGCAGAGTTTAGGAGTGATGCTTATAGGGCTCAAGTTTAGCCGCAGAACAGCGTTTTATTCTGTGCTTACATATCTATCACTTGGTGCAGCAGGACTTCCTATTTTTGCTGATTTCTCTGGTGGTTATCACATTTTCCTTGGACCGACAGGTGGATATTTAGTTGGCTTTTTAGCTGCTGTTATAGTAATGAGCAAAGTAAACGAATTACTAAACTCTAAATGTGGGCCACTTATGCGCAATTCTTTGAGTTGTCTAGCTGGTACAGCTATGATTTATATTTGTGGTGTCAGTTGGCTGGCTATTTACGTAGGTCTGAAACAGGCAGCAATGGTTGGTTTTCTACCGTTTATCCTTTCTGGTTTGGTGAAGGTTTTCCTACTCGTGGCAGCTTTGCAATATTTGAAAAAATGA
- a CDS encoding IS630 family transposase (programmed frameshift), translated as MPAAYSYDLRKKAIQALDEGESKTAVAKRFKIGRVTLYKWEKRRKETGDFQSKKLGNRGYNHKITDWNAFAEFVKKHGDKTQSEVAKLWGNISRQTIHRALKKIGFTRKKKTYGYKERNEEKRAEFLKVISAKSPEKLVYIDESGIDNTEDYPYGYCRKGERFHALKSGKKTQRVSMIAALNKGKIVAPMTFEGYCDTEIFNGWFEQFLAPILQPGQTVILDNATFHKSKKIVEFAKSVGAEIMYLPPYSPDFNDIEHYWFAIKNRVRRNIPLFKSFRHAVDSAFLHLFPLL; from the exons GTGCCAGCAGCATATAGCTATGACTTAAGGAAAAAAGCCATCCAGGCGTTGGATGAAGGAGAGAGTAAAACAGCAGTAGCAAAGAGATTCAAAATTGGTAGAGTAACATTGTATAAATGGGAGAAAAGGCGCAAAGAAACAGGAGATTTTCAATCGAAGAAACTGGGGAATAGGGGCTATAATCATAAAATTACCGACTGGAATGCGTTTGCAGAATTTGTGAAAAAACATGGCGATAAAACACAGTCAGAGGTGGCTAAACTATGGGGCAATATAAGTCGTCAAACAATTCATAGAGCTCTGAAAAAAATTGGATTTACACGCA AAAAAAAGACTTATGGGTACAAAGAAAGGAACGAAGAAAAACGAGCTGAATTTTTAAAAGTTATATCTGCAAAATCTCCTGAAAAGCTGGTATATATTGATGAATCTGGTATAGACAATACAGAGGACTACCCATACGGGTATTGCAGAAAGGGAGAGAGGTTTCATGCATTAAAATCAGGTAAAAAAACGCAGCGAGTTAGCATGATTGCAGCTTTAAACAAGGGAAAAATCGTTGCACCTATGACCTTTGAAGGCTATTGTGATACAGAGATTTTTAATGGCTGGTTCGAGCAATTTCTGGCACCAATTTTACAGCCTGGACAAACGGTGATTTTGGACAATGCAACTTTTCATAAGTCTAAAAAGATTGTCGAATTTGCCAAAAGTGTTGGTGCAGAAATTATGTATCTCCCTCCCTATTCTCCTGATTTTAATGATATTGAACACTATTGGTTTGCTATCAAAAACAGAGTCAGAAGGAACATACCTCTGTTTAAATCTTTTCGCCATGCTGTCGATTCTGCTTTTCTTCATTTGTTTCCACTATTATGA
- a CDS encoding IS110 family transposase translates to MINNFLGIDVSKDRFDVFLSFISKKGKRETRKRSFKNDDHGFQGLLSFLQKHNVEQVKACMEATGCYSEALAEFLHNTGHFVSVVNPYCIKSYARSKLTRQKNDQTDAEIIADCCQRQEPTRWTPPSPELKKLKHLYRCSVALKDELILVNNHLEKKERLPKEVANAWEDLAMNIAQKIETIKNSVRELLKQHKELLENFQLLLTIPGIGEESAVAILAEVPDIEVFRNARQLAAYAGVIPRNITSGSSVYAKPRLSKSGSQPLRKALFFPAIVAKNHNPIIMSFCQRLKEKGKHNMAIVGSAMRKLLHIVFGILRSKKAFDPDHIKNYRARRLTEGLVL, encoded by the coding sequence ATGATCAACAACTTTCTTGGCATAGATGTATCAAAAGATCGCTTTGATGTTTTTCTCTCATTTATAAGTAAAAAAGGAAAACGTGAAACTAGGAAAAGGAGCTTTAAGAACGATGATCATGGGTTTCAAGGTTTACTGAGCTTTCTACAAAAACATAATGTAGAACAAGTAAAAGCCTGCATGGAAGCTACCGGTTGTTATAGTGAAGCTTTGGCTGAATTTCTACACAATACTGGACATTTTGTTAGTGTTGTAAATCCTTATTGCATAAAATCCTACGCAAGAAGTAAGCTTACACGGCAAAAAAATGATCAGACTGATGCAGAAATTATTGCTGATTGTTGCCAAAGACAGGAACCTACTCGTTGGACACCACCTTCTCCTGAACTGAAAAAATTAAAACATCTTTATCGTTGCTCGGTTGCGTTAAAAGATGAATTGATATTAGTAAATAACCACTTAGAAAAAAAAGAGAGACTGCCCAAAGAAGTTGCAAATGCTTGGGAAGACCTTGCAATGAATATAGCTCAAAAAATAGAAACAATAAAAAACTCCGTACGTGAACTATTAAAGCAACACAAAGAGTTGTTGGAAAATTTTCAACTTCTACTGACTATTCCAGGAATAGGAGAGGAATCAGCAGTAGCTATTTTAGCTGAGGTTCCTGACATAGAAGTTTTTAGAAATGCCAGACAATTGGCAGCATATGCAGGAGTTATACCGAGAAATATAACATCAGGTTCATCTGTATATGCCAAACCCAGATTAAGTAAATCCGGTTCACAACCATTACGTAAGGCACTTTTCTTTCCTGCCATAGTAGCTAAGAATCACAATCCTATTATTATGAGCTTTTGCCAGAGATTAAAGGAAAAGGGTAAGCATAATATGGCCATAGTTGGGTCTGCAATGCGTAAGTTACTTCATATTGTTTTTGGTATTTTAAGATCAAAAAAGGCTTTTGATCCTGACCATATCAAAAACTACAGGGCCAGGAGGTTAACTGAAGGTTTAGTACTTTAA
- a CDS encoding ankyrin repeat domain-containing protein → MVIAEAINGQSKQASKKLEEKLSPGQEWSETDKLLDEEYELIKKYLWVPSELNGGRSLVDGQCSFEELVCIWLAHTTNLNENQKKLNKELLKTLKGIGSYLHEYDTKKLENFLKNNKDDQDLKVVLNLKRGESGLTLLHAASRLNDDQSGPTLVNLLLQAGADPNIESNEGKTPLHYAADSNYRYLTINLLLEGKADPNIRDNKRKTPLQTAIDNNNCHILECFLTDNQKKLSKELYDILLGILSPEDYKKPHVIGEVFNRQAIENLGKFLDKHKNSQDLKMIFIVQDRVGMSKVLSYARATCKEAVDLLLKAGATDPKKDANMCNKKKKCLLPPRTLWSIPNQQIVLGGFLNDISQVESMDQLEKVVDRAIDFGVMLNFAKKSSQGEKYNFTDYVIKEISRLEKNPKVASDIVCKLVSWGAACYTKNSIDVIGELELEFKDHKANMIKAHEKYVNCTQKFLKIAKNATNGKLNRAKMDNATFYLEYSEDSTIDVAQITDGTRDLGLTHGDVKCGRNIVKIGNSEVEIITKDGVRNYTDLTEGGDIVLTFYTIQGELEVRLYPDTQNKDLIRVEVNDQDLLEELKNCNEKIGKNCLLGGLPIDQAIERGFFTRSGKLCQYSETVSSAAQTVNEKQQLLQDLRYIESNIVKKKKNFDIKTHLVEIFKTLSRFCEEKGDISKTDLAKAAEKESKKLGLEGKYNWSKIFGLEKGVIEKAEKQGDKEQKSNIPDNFYLGQAIEDGNCFFDSFRQELEQQLGIKATVEQLRQYCKEFARNNPPEWFINAITNSHDNNGVVRRETPDFYAKNILNNNRWGDPEVEGRILCGKYGVKLHVVESNPLHATDEQQDPSLHQLIDSLGSRSTGEYNRIDYDDNNVLHIVNKGHDHFEPLFNSNKILAKCYSSLPRCSMDELKIESHQHKSLLVSGS, encoded by the coding sequence ATGGTTATTGCTGAAGCTATCAACGGGCAAAGTAAACAAGCGAGCAAAAAGCTAGAAGAGAAATTAAGTCCTGGACAAGAGTGGTCAGAAACAGACAAACTATTGGATGAAGAGTACGAGTTAATTAAAAAATATTTATGGGTTCCATCTGAATTAAATGGAGGTAGATCTCTAGTTGATGGTCAATGTTCATTTGAGGAGCTGGTGTGTATATGGCTTGCTCATACAACAAATTTGAACGAGAATCAAAAAAAGTTAAATAAAGAATTACTAAAAACTCTTAAGGGTATAGGTTCTTATCTTCATGAGTACGATACTAAAAAACTTGAAAATTTTTTAAAAAATAACAAGGACGATCAAGATTTAAAAGTTGTTCTTAACCTTAAAAGGGGAGAGTCAGGATTAACGTTATTGCATGCTGCTTCAAGACTCAATGATGATCAGAGCGGTCCTACTTTAGTCAATTTACTTCTACAAGCAGGGGCTGATCCTAATATAGAAAGCAATGAAGGGAAAACACCTTTACATTATGCTGCTGATAGTAACTATAGGTATCTCACTATAAATCTACTCTTGGAGGGAAAAGCTGATCCTAACATACGGGACAATAAACGAAAAACCCCATTACAAACTGCTATTGATAATAATAACTGCCACATTTTAGAATGCTTCTTAACTGACAATCAGAAAAAGTTGAGTAAAGAGCTGTATGATATACTTTTAGGTATACTCTCGCCTGAAGATTATAAAAAACCTCATGTTATAGGTGAAGTTTTTAATCGTCAGGCTATTGAAAATTTAGGCAAGTTTCTGGATAAACATAAGAATAGTCAGGATCTCAAAATGATTTTCATTGTTCAGGATAGAGTAGGTATGTCAAAAGTACTTAGTTATGCTAGAGCTACTTGCAAAGAAGCAGTGGATTTACTTCTAAAGGCAGGAGCAACTGATCCTAAAAAAGATGCAAATATGTGCAATAAGAAGAAAAAGTGTTTGCTTCCACCTAGGACTTTATGGAGTATCCCAAACCAACAGATAGTGCTAGGTGGATTTTTAAATGACATATCTCAAGTTGAAAGTATGGATCAACTGGAAAAAGTTGTAGATAGAGCTATAGATTTCGGAGTAATGTTAAATTTCGCTAAAAAATCTTCTCAAGGTGAAAAGTACAACTTTACAGATTATGTAATAAAAGAAATTAGTAGATTAGAAAAGAATCCTAAAGTTGCAAGTGATATAGTATGTAAGTTGGTATCGTGGGGAGCAGCGTGCTATACTAAAAACAGTATAGATGTAATTGGCGAACTGGAATTAGAATTTAAAGATCACAAAGCTAATATGATAAAAGCTCATGAAAAGTATGTTAATTGTACTCAGAAATTCCTGAAAATCGCAAAAAATGCGACCAACGGCAAGTTAAATCGTGCAAAAATGGATAACGCTACTTTTTACTTAGAATATTCAGAGGACAGTACAATAGATGTTGCACAAATTACAGATGGAACAAGGGATTTAGGGCTAACCCATGGAGATGTAAAGTGTGGAAGAAATATAGTAAAGATCGGTAATAGTGAAGTAGAGATTATCACAAAAGATGGTGTAAGGAATTACACAGATCTTACAGAAGGTGGTGATATAGTATTAACTTTCTATACCATTCAGGGGGAACTAGAGGTCAGGTTATATCCTGATACACAAAATAAAGATCTAATAAGAGTAGAGGTGAACGATCAAGATTTACTGGAGGAATTAAAAAATTGTAACGAAAAAATAGGTAAGAATTGCTTACTAGGGGGGTTACCAATTGATCAAGCCATAGAACGAGGTTTCTTTACTAGATCAGGAAAACTTTGTCAATATTCCGAAACAGTTAGTTCAGCTGCTCAAACTGTAAATGAAAAGCAACAACTATTACAGGATTTACGCTATATTGAGTCTAATATTGTAAAAAAGAAGAAGAATTTTGACATAAAAACTCACCTGGTAGAAATCTTTAAAACTTTATCTAGATTCTGTGAAGAAAAAGGGGATATTTCTAAAACAGACTTAGCTAAAGCAGCAGAAAAGGAAAGTAAAAAATTGGGGTTAGAAGGTAAATATAACTGGAGTAAGATTTTTGGTTTAGAGAAAGGAGTTATTGAAAAAGCAGAAAAACAAGGTGATAAAGAACAAAAATCAAACATACCTGATAATTTCTATTTAGGACAAGCAATTGAAGATGGAAACTGTTTTTTTGATTCGTTTAGACAAGAACTAGAACAACAATTAGGGATAAAAGCTACTGTTGAGCAATTGCGACAATATTGTAAAGAGTTTGCACGAAATAACCCACCAGAATGGTTCATAAATGCTATTACTAACAGTCATGATAATAATGGCGTGGTGCGTAGGGAAACTCCAGATTTTTATGCAAAAAATATTCTAAATAACAATAGATGGGGTGATCCTGAGGTTGAAGGTAGAATACTTTGCGGAAAGTATGGTGTAAAATTGCATGTTGTAGAGAGTAATCCATTACATGCTACTGATGAACAACAAGATCCATCCTTGCATCAACTAATAGATAGTTTAGGATCAAGAAGTACAGGTGAGTATAATAGGATAGATTATGATGACAATAATGTCTTACATATAGTAAATAAGGGACATGATCATTTTGAACCACTGTTTAATAGTAATAAAATCTTGGCAAAATGCTATTCAAGCTTACCAAGGTGTAGTATGGACGAGTTAAAGATAGAATCTCACCAACATAAGTCACTACTTGTAAGTGGATCATAG
- a CDS encoding ankyrin repeat domain-containing protein has product MDIVKFSLNKGVEVGTKGKNNWTPLHYATNKGYLGIVKLLIEKQQQESFINNSNINNSKTTDQSTMLPRKAIYQL; this is encoded by the coding sequence ATCGATATTGTAAAATTTTCTCTTAATAAGGGAGTAGAAGTTGGTACAAAAGGTAAAAACAATTGGACTCCTTTGCATTATGCTACCAATAAAGGATATCTAGGAATTGTAAAGCTTCTAATAGAAAAGCAACAACAAGAATCATTTATTAATAATTCTAATATTAATAATTCTAAAACTACAGATCAGTCTACTATGCTGCCAAGGAAGGCCATTTATCAGCTGTAG
- a CDS encoding helix-turn-helix domain-containing protein: MTIQHPIDKQIGERIRKRRLMCGFSQRDLGKKLEISFQHVQGYESGEIRLVVDRLYKLAEVLSVDMSYFFTKASEDLHDKAFHSDVGSEEISRLVREYRKIEDETLRDIVHLVIKALANTGFKA, from the coding sequence ATGACTATACAACATCCTATCGATAAACAAATAGGTGAAAGAATAAGGAAAAGAAGGCTAATGTGTGGTTTTAGTCAAAGAGACTTAGGAAAAAAGCTTGAAATTTCATTTCAGCATGTACAAGGATATGAAAGCGGAGAGATTAGGCTTGTAGTTGATAGGTTATATAAATTAGCAGAAGTACTATCGGTTGATATGTCGTATTTTTTTACCAAAGCCTCTGAAGACTTACATGATAAGGCCTTCCATAGCGATGTAGGCAGCGAAGAAATATCAAGGCTAGTGAGGGAATATAGAAAAATTGAGGATGAAACTCTGCGTGACATTGTTCATTTAGTGATTAAGGCTCTTGCTAATACAGGCTTTAAAGCATAA
- a CDS encoding helix-turn-helix domain-containing protein yields MQLGKKIKQLRLDRALTQTELGKRIGVSYKQIQKYENGSNCVLASRLYDLAKALSIDVANFFTDMHTDSHEAYDEEILKLVKGYNEIKSKRLRSAVYILVKSFSQSDNT; encoded by the coding sequence GTGCAATTAGGTAAAAAAATAAAACAACTTAGGTTAGATCGTGCTTTGACACAGACCGAATTGGGAAAGAGAATAGGTGTTTCGTATAAACAGATACAAAAGTACGAAAATGGTTCAAATTGTGTTTTGGCCAGTAGATTATATGATTTAGCAAAAGCACTATCGATAGATGTTGCTAACTTTTTTACTGATATGCACACTGACTCACATGAAGCTTATGATGAAGAAATACTAAAGTTAGTCAAAGGATATAACGAAATTAAGAGCAAAAGGTTACGTAGTGCAGTTTATATATTGGTAAAATCTTTTTCTCAAAGTGATAATACATAG
- a CDS encoding helix-turn-helix domain-containing protein — MIVQDEQHPIDKQIGERIRKRRLICGFSQRDLGKKLGISFQHIQGYETGEVRLVIDRLYNLAEALSVDMSYFFTKASEDLHDKAFCSDVGSEEISRLVREYRKIKDETLRDIVHSVIKALANK; from the coding sequence ATGATTGTACAAGATGAACAACATCCTATTGATAAACAAATAGGTGAAAGAATAAGGAAGAGAAGGTTAATATGCGGTTTTAGCCAAAGAGACTTAGGAAAAAAGCTCGGAATTTCATTTCAGCATATACAAGGATATGAAACTGGAGAGGTAAGGCTTGTAATTGATAGATTGTATAATTTGGCAGAAGCTTTGTCCGTTGATATGTCATATTTTTTTACCAAAGCTTCTGAAGACTTACACGATAAGGCCTTTTGTAGCGATGTGGGTAGTGAAGAAATATCAAGGCTAGTGAGGGAATACAGGAAAATTAAGGATGAAACGTTGCGTGATATTGTGCATTCAGTGATAAAAGCGCTTGCCAATAAATAA
- a CDS encoding helix-turn-helix domain-containing protein translates to MELGKKIKELRLYCGLTQTELGKKIGVSYRQIQRYENSSNQILASRLYDLAKALSINVADFFTDVHVDSHETYDEEILKLVKGYNEIKSKRLRSVVYILVKSFSQSYNES, encoded by the coding sequence GTGGAATTAGGCAAAAAAATAAAAGAACTTAGATTATACTGTGGTTTAACACAAACTGAGTTGGGAAAGAAAATAGGCGTTTCGTATAGACAAATACAAAGGTACGAAAATAGTTCAAACCAAATTTTGGCCAGTAGGCTATACGACTTAGCAAAAGCACTATCGATTAATGTGGCTGATTTTTTTACTGATGTGCATGTCGACTCACATGAAACTTATGATGAAGAAATACTAAAATTAGTCAAAGGATATAATGAAATTAAAAGCAAAAGGTTACGTAGCGTAGTTTATATATTGGTAAAATCTTTTTCTCAAAGTTACAATGAGAGTTAG
- a CDS encoding RadC family protein has translation DFHELKNVTGMNDGAIASIFCLKEIFDRILKGKLKKLSILDNREELLKYFKTAIGQSRKESLRVIYLDRSGHLIYEYIQDCGTIDRVPLYVREIIKQGLLIDASSIAISHNHPSGDTEPSKEDEDNTLTLAATCENVGMKLIDHIIVTQKSHFSFYDSGLL, from the coding sequence CTGACTTTCATGAGCTAAAAAATGTTACAGGAATGAATGATGGAGCAATAGCAAGTATCTTTTGTCTGAAAGAGATTTTCGATAGGATACTGAAAGGTAAGTTAAAAAAGCTGTCGATTCTTGATAACAGAGAAGAGCTACTAAAATACTTTAAAACAGCAATAGGGCAGTCACGAAAGGAAAGCTTGCGAGTAATATACTTAGATCGAAGTGGTCATTTGATATACGAGTATATTCAAGACTGTGGAACTATAGACAGAGTACCTCTATATGTGAGAGAAATAATCAAACAGGGATTACTGATCGATGCATCATCTATTGCAATTTCACATAATCATCCAAGTGGAGATACAGAACCATCAAAGGAGGATGAGGATAACACACTTACATTAGCTGCAACCTGTGAAAATGTAGGGATGAAATTGATAGATCATATAATCGTAACACAGAAGAGCCACTTTAGTTTTTATGACAGTGGTTTATTGTAA
- a CDS encoding Bax inhibitor-1/YccA family protein — protein sequence MSYTRNEQDIRSQGAYYSTGLRSYLTKVYNYMALALGVTGLVAFLTVFFGLFQVIYSNPVLSLVVMLSPIVLVFYMSFRLQSLSAQSTVTIFFLFSVLMGLSLSYIFIVYTAENIARAFFITSIMFGSMALYGNTTKKDLTSMGSFLIMGIWGLIIASIVNLFLGSGPLYFAISFISVIVFTLITAYDAQRIKDVYYRYNDGSEVATTKLAILGATNLYFDFINIFLNLLRLLNLFNSRD from the coding sequence ATGTCTTACACGAGAAATGAACAAGATATCCGCTCTCAAGGTGCTTACTATAGTACTGGGCTTAGAAGTTACTTAACTAAAGTATATAATTATATGGCTTTAGCCTTAGGTGTTACAGGACTTGTTGCGTTCCTAACGGTATTCTTTGGTCTTTTTCAAGTAATTTATTCTAATCCCGTTTTGTCGCTTGTAGTAATGCTTTCTCCGATTGTATTGGTGTTTTATATGTCTTTTAGGCTTCAAAGCCTAAGTGCCCAGTCTACAGTTACTATATTTTTCTTGTTCTCGGTCTTAATGGGGCTTTCTTTATCTTATATCTTTATAGTCTATACTGCAGAAAATATAGCAAGAGCATTTTTCATTACATCAATCATGTTTGGTTCTATGGCTTTATATGGCAATACTACAAAAAAAGATCTGACTAGTATGGGTTCTTTTCTGATCATGGGAATCTGGGGGCTAATCATAGCATCTATAGTCAATTTATTCCTCGGAAGTGGTCCTCTCTACTTTGCAATATCGTTTATATCAGTAATAGTATTTACCTTAATAACTGCATACGATGCTCAGAGAATCAAAGACGTTTATTACAGGTATAATGATGGCTCAGAAGTCGCTACTACTAAGTTGGCAATACTTGGTGCAACTAATCTTTATTTTGATTTCATTAATATATTTCTCAATCTACTTAGGTTACTTAACTTGTTTAATAGTAGGGACTAG